CCGTATTTGCGGTATGACCCCGGTTATCAAACTGAAAAGGAAAGTCGATATTCATCATGTCCTCACGTTGCACTCACTCGGGTTTGGGTTGCGACGATTGCCAACGGTGTTCCGGTTGGTGTGCAGATCGCTTGGCTACTTTGAACCAGTAGCGGCTGGCCGTTGGATGTGACCCGGGTGGTGCCACTCAACCACTGCGCTGTCACACAGGGGCCATTGGCCACCGTAGGTGGTGGAAAAGTACAACCTGCCACCACATAAGGCGAACTCATCAACACAGTGGGCTGACCACTGAGTGTGACCCGAGGATTAGGTACTGTGGCTGTCGCCTGTCCAGCGTGTGAACAGAGCACTTGAGCGCCAACATGGAGTAAAAAACCGGGCATATACCCCCCTAAGTGACGACTAACGCGCCGTTGTTGATAGTGACCGTTGGCCCACTCATGATGAGACTGGCCCCCTTACCATTTTGAATATAAATACCAGTGTCATTGACGATAATTGATGCACCGGAAGCGCTCTTCAACATCAAGCCACCGGTTGGTCCCGGCAGGTCACTGATCACAAAGCTGTTCTGCCCTGCTGTCTGCAGCACAATGTTGGGCGATACGGGCAGACCAGCGTGAGCCAGTGGAGGAACATCGGAAGAGCCACCCCACCGACACCCAACCCAAATCGGATAGTCCGGATCACCCTGTTCAAACTCTACCCAGATAGCCGCCCCTATCGGTGGCACCATATAGACGCCCATCGGTGGCCCGGTGGGGCCGGCAAGTGGCACACACGGCTCAGCCCAGGTGGAGGGAATCAACCCCAGCACATCGGGGATAGTCAGCATCAACCGCCCCCGTGTTTCAGGGTCAACATTATTCAACACGGTGGCGCGGTATTTGCCGAAAAAACGCCCTGTTTCATTCGATTCGCTCATGGCAGAACAACCGGTGTATTGGAGATCAACCCATCGCGGGAGAGTGTGAAGTTCTGTTTGTATTCACCTTTTTTGATGTTATGGGTTACGCTGTCGACGTAGTAGAGTCCGTCATAGGAGATGCCTGCGCCCCGCACACCAACCACCGTCTGGGCACTCAACAACTGGCCATACTGCATAACATTCAGCGAGCCACTGCCACTGATAGCAGTCGCATTGTTCATCATGAAGCTCAGAATATCTCTTGCTGCCTCATCCGGTTGAAGCCGCGCCCCACCATTGTGCATCCCAATCTTTGCCGGTGGGGTTGGTCGTAGCCCCAATGGCGGTTTGGTTGCATTGATATTGGGCACGGGTATCGGAATAGGGACTCTTCGGGTGATGGGATCCAAAATGGTGAAGATGCTGATTTTTTTTGCCATTCCATCCAGTGAAAAACTCAATGATTCAACATTGGTGTGCGCATCCATATTGATACTTAACGCGCGTTGCGGGACAGGCACACTGATATCTGGGCCAAAGTAGGCAATACTCTGACCCGGCAATGGGCCGGGCTGTATATAAAACAGATAGCCATTGCGGCTCGCCAAGCTTTTTATATAGGCCAAATCAGTTGTATTGACCTGGCTTTCGGTTCTAGCTGCAGGGTTTTGAACAGTAGAAACAAGCGGTGGAATAATAAGCGGCACCACACCCAGTGCCGCGTATGGTGCTAAGGCGACCGCCACCTTGGCCACATCGGGCATCGCAGGATAGGGAACAACTTTTTCTACCAAATCCATGGCGATACTCAGGTCCTCTCCGGTAATCGTCAATTTTGACTGTCCCGATTCACTGCTCGGTTGCAGCTCGTGACGGGTGATAAAACCATCCATAATCACATTCGGGATGCCATTGACGGTGACCATAATGATGACCCGTGTCACGATGGGGTCAAAATAACCTGCGGGGAGCAGTGCAAGCTGTATCGCAGAGGTTTTACCCACACTAAAGGTCAATTGAAAACCGCTACGCGCCCGGGAAGAGCTGGTGACCTGCACACTCTGCAACGCTTCAATAACCGGCAGTGGTGCCGGCACCGGCACCGCTGGCCCGATCAGAAGCGTCAGAATATTACCCAGTAACATTGGGAATCTCCGGAATACCTTCGGGCAGAGTGATCCGCAACCGGCGGCCGATTTCGTCCGTCAACTCAGCGGGAAGCATCGCACCGTTGGCATCACAAATTCGCCAGAACTGCAGTGGGTCATTCAGATAGAGTGCAGTGAGGTTATCCAGCCGATCGCCTTCAGTGACAAGGTGCTCTTGTAACAGCGAAAAGTGCTCTGGTGCAGCGATAAAACGGCGCTTGAGATGGATAACCTCCTGGCCATCTGCTGCTTTAAAACGTGCCGTCTCTGTGTTGTAGTAACGACTGGTAGGAGGGAATAACAGATTACGCATAGCTTATAGTCCCGTCACAATATTTTCGGCGCTATTGACCACATTCAAGGTAGCCATTACCTCTTTGGCCATCTGATGCGCCATAAACAGACTATGCCCTGGATGAAGCACACCAAAATCCTGGTAGCTCAACACCGCCAGTGACAGCTCCACTTTGGCTTGAATCGGATTTAGTGAGGGGTCATAGGCATCCTCAGTGATACTGAAACTGGTAATCCGCACCGGTAACACCCGCTTCGCTCCCCAGGCAAAGAGTAAAAATGGCGCCTCTGTGGGCAGGATTTCGATGGAGCCGATCGCAGAGAGAATGGTATTAGCAATCACCGCCGCCGACTTTGGATAGAGCATCATCTCCAACGCTGAAAGAGCGGGGTAGATACCCATGGTGGTCGCCAGCGGGTTTGCCTCGGCCAACTGATCAGCTGCATCAATTTCGATACTGAGGGTAATTGTCTCCTTAGGTGGGCCAGTGAGCCGCTGTACCTCACCCGGATCACCATCACCACCGGCGGCACGAGCCTCCAGGCGGCGCGTCATGGTATTCGGGTTGTACTGAAACACCACCACGCTGGCCAGTGGATTAAAAATGTCCACACCTACCAAAGCGCCTTTAATCAAACGCGGAGAGCGGGAGAGCCCGGTCATTGCGGCAACCCTGTCATTTTCAGTGCCCAGCGGTTCAATTTGCCCTGATCAGCACCCGCATGATCCGACACCCTCAATCGCCAGTCACCCTTGATTGACTCACCCCGTAAAGCGTGTAAAGCGGTCGTGCTCACCATGGTGTAGGTTCTAATAATATTATTTGCCGAACCACCTAAGCGGTTATGCAGCAAAACTGTGCTGTTTTCGGCTGAAATCAGTTCGACAACCAAATCACCGATATAGGTGTGGGTGATATCCAGTTCAACGGCAAGCGTATCGAGCTGAGCTGTTCCGGCGACCGTCAGAACACGTTCAATGCCATTTCGCCTGTTATCAGGAATGGTGATGCCAGGGCTCTCTTCAACAACAACTGAAGAGCCTGTTTCTCCAGATACTTCCAGAGACCAGCGCTTGAGGCGACCTCGGTCAACCGATGCCAAATCCTGAACGTGAAGCTGCCACTCCCCCGCCACCGGCTCACCCGACAAGGCGTACAAAGCCGGTGCAGAGCGCATGTCAAACTCGGCACG
This Gammaproteobacteria bacterium DNA region includes the following protein-coding sequences:
- a CDS encoding DUF4280 domain-containing protein; this encodes MPGFLLHVGAQVLCSHAGQATATVPNPRVTLSGQPTVLMSSPYVVAGCTFPPPTVANGPCVTAQWLSGTTRVTSNGQPLLVQSSQAICTPTGTPLAIVATQTRVSAT
- a CDS encoding LysM domain-containing protein, whose amino-acid sequence is MRNLLFPPTSRYYNTETARFKAADGQEVIHLKRRFIAAPEHFSLLQEHLVTEGDRLDNLTALYLNDPLQFWRICDANGAMLPAELTDEIGRRLRITLPEGIPEIPNVTG
- a CDS encoding phage baseplate assembly protein V, encoding MSESNETGRFFGKYRATVLNNVDPETRGRLMLTIPDVLGLIPSTWAEPCVPLAGPTGPPMGVYMVPPIGAAIWVEFEQGDPDYPIWVGCRWGGSSDVPPLAHAGLPVSPNIVLQTAGQNSFVISDLPGPTGGLMLKSASGASIIVNDTGIYIQNGKGASLIMSGPTVTINNGALVVT